In Salvelinus sp. IW2-2015 unplaced genomic scaffold, ASM291031v2 Un_scaffold6111, whole genome shotgun sequence, one genomic interval encodes:
- the LOC112078710 gene encoding LOW QUALITY PROTEIN: C-type lectin domain family 19 member A-like (The sequence of the model RefSeq protein was modified relative to this genomic sequence to represent the inferred CDS: inserted 1 base in 1 codon), protein WEENVFVYDLVNSRIPGIPKDIWIGLHDRRQEGSLEWTDAEXYEYSYWDGNQPDDGIHRIPEEEDCVEIWYRQNSALRSWNDNSCDKAFPFVCKIPTVDN, encoded by the exons CTGGGAGGAGAATGTGTTTGTCTACGATCTCGTAAACAGCCGTATCCCAGGGATACCAAAAGACATATGGATCGGCCTTCACGACAGGAGACAG GAGGGCAGTCTGGAGTGGACCGACGCAG ACTATGAATACAGCTACTGGGATGGCAACCAGCCTGACGACGGCATACACCGCATCCCTGAAGAGGAAGACTGTGTCGAGATCTGGTACAGGCAGAACAGCG cGCTGAGGTCCTGGAATGATAACAGCTGTGACAAAGCCTTTCCCTTCGTATGCAAGATCCCCACAGTGGACAACTAG